From the Desulfurispira natronophila genome, the window TGCGTAGTCGCATAGAAACCGCAGTGGATCATCTTATCCGCGAAAAATTACGAACTCGCATCGTTGAAAAAATCCCCATGATGAGCTCTATGGTAGATAGCCTTATTCCCAAGATACGTCCAGTGGTGGTAGAGGACTTTTATCAACAAGCACTGCAATTAAAGCAAGAGATGATTGACAAGATTCACCGTGAGGTGGATATACGTGATATTGTCGAAGAGAAGCTCAACCAGTTTGATTTGAACGAGTTTGAAGCTATGATTCAACGCCTGGCACGACAGGAGTTGCGTCACATTGAAATACTCGGCGCCATATTAGGTTTTATGATTGGGTTGATTCAATCTTTAATTGTCGTGTATTTTTGATGCCATTATTTTCAGCCATAATGCGGTCGACTTATAATAGATGATATAAATCAACAGGCTGTGAGCCATAGCAGTTAATGAAGGAGAATACCGGTATGGACTTCAAGGATACTCTTAACTTGCCCGTAACAAACTTTCCCATGCGGGGCAACCTGCCCAAGCGTGAGCCGGAAACCCTGAGCCAGTGGGAAAGCTCCAATTTGTACGAAACCATTCAACGCACACGGCAGGATGCTCCGGTCTATGTTCTCCACGATGGCCCTCCCTATGCTAATGGACACCTTCATATAGGACACGCTCTTAATAAGATACTCAAGGACATCATAATCAAACAAAAGACCATGGAGGGGTACCGTGCACCCTATGTTCCAGGTTGGGACTGCCATGGCCTCCCCATAGAACAGGGTGTGGACAAAATACTGGGCAAGGATAAGGCTACCACTGAGCCGAATCGCAAGCGACAGCTTTGCCGCGAGCATGCAGCCAGGTTTGTTGATATACAACGTCAGGAATTTAAGCGATTCGGAATTTTGGGCGAGTGGGATAATCCATACCAAACTATGGATTACGGCTATGAGGCTGATATAGTTCGGGAGCTGGGACGATTTATGGAGTCAGG encodes:
- a CDS encoding DUF445 family protein; translation: MDIKLILMPFIGMFIGWGTNMLAIRMLFRPHRPLRILGFNFQGILPKRRVEIARKIAGTVQEELLSVHEITHIFHGFDMRSRIETAVDHLIREKLRTRIVEKIPMMSSMVDSLIPKIRPVVVEDFYQQALQLKQEMIDKIHREVDIRDIVEEKLNQFDLNEFEAMIQRLARQELRHIEILGAILGFMIGLIQSLIVVYF